The genomic region TCCTCGCCGATCTCCTCGATGGTGCCTTTAAGTTTGCCGATCATGGGATATCCATCAGGGTTTGGGGGTGGTCGCGTCTCGAAGCGCTATCCGGCGGCCAGCAGGGCCTGCCGCATGCGGTTGCCACCACGATTATGGGCATGGCATATGGCGATAGCCAGCGCATCGGCGGCATCGTTGCCCTTGAACTCCGCCTTCGGCATCAGGATCTTCAGCATCATGTGAATCTGCTGCTTTTCGCCATGGCCGACCCCTATGACCGCCTTCTTGACCGCGTTCGGGGCATATTCGGCTACTGGGAGACCTGCCCGAGCCGGCACCAGCATGGCGATGCCGCGGGCCTGGCCGAGCTTCAGCGTTGCCACAGCATCCTTATTGACGAAAGTCTGCTCCACCGCCGCCTCATGGGGCTGGTGGGTGTGCACCACATCCGACAGCCCGTCATGAAGCTGGCAAAGCCGCGACGCCAGATCCATGTCGCCATCAG from Rhizobium tumorigenes harbors:
- the ruvC gene encoding crossover junction endodeoxyribonuclease RuvC; the encoded protein is MQNTIRIIGIDPGLRRMGWGIIDVLGNSLRFVASGTVLSDGDMDLASRLCQLHDGLSDVVHTHQPHEAAVEQTFVNKDAVATLKLGQARGIAMLVPARAGLPVAEYAPNAVKKAVIGVGHGEKQQIHMMLKILMPKAEFKGNDAADALAIAICHAHNRGGNRMRQALLAAG